A genomic segment from Neobacillus sp. YX16 encodes:
- a CDS encoding recombinase family protein has product MNAVIYCRVSTNKDTQETSLKRQEEELIKLANQYHFNVLFIIREQASGYDLDRDGMLQLLDLLKEKTVQAVLIQDETRLGRGNAKIALLHFIMKEGVKLYSISHNGELQLSESDSMVLKIVGMVEEYQRKLHNIKIKRGMKRAVAHGYMPEKNLKNLESNSGRDKIEVPIEEIVRLRKNKLTFSEIAATLRGFGYNISKATVHRRYQESQQSIESEER; this is encoded by the coding sequence GTGAATGCAGTCATCTATTGTCGGGTAAGTACAAATAAAGATACCCAGGAAACATCATTAAAGCGCCAAGAAGAGGAACTAATAAAGCTAGCTAATCAATATCATTTCAATGTGCTATTCATTATTAGAGAGCAAGCAAGTGGATATGACCTAGATAGAGATGGAATGCTGCAATTATTAGATTTGTTGAAAGAAAAAACGGTACAAGCAGTGTTAATCCAAGATGAAACGAGGCTAGGGCGAGGAAATGCTAAGATTGCTCTCTTGCATTTTATTATGAAAGAGGGCGTTAAGCTATATAGTATCTCTCATAATGGAGAACTGCAGTTATCTGAGAGTGATTCCATGGTACTGAAAATAGTTGGTATGGTTGAAGAATATCAGCGTAAGCTACATAATATCAAAATCAAGCGCGGAATGAAAAGAGCTGTTGCTCATGGTTATATGCCAGAGAAAAATCTTAAAAATCTCGAATCGAATTCGGGACGGGATAAAATAGAAGTTCCTATTGAAGAAATAGTCCGTCTTAGAAAAAACAAATTAACTTTTTCAGAGATTGCTGCTACTTTAAGGGGTTTTGGATACAATATTTCAAAAGCAACTGTTCACAGACGCTATCAAGAATCTCAACAATCTATCGAATCAGAAGAGCGGTAG
- a CDS encoding DUF4257 domain-containing protein yields MLKDIIFSMVIGGSVGIISHVRKHGKIIMPRKTKKFIYLGFLEEILLCLVACLLVVIYTTPNSLVENILVSVLVGISSDIILTKFKLLNEKNEK; encoded by the coding sequence GTGTTGAAGGACATTATTTTCTCAATGGTTATTGGTGGATCAGTAGGAATTATCAGTCATGTTCGAAAGCATGGCAAAATCATCATGCCTCGTAAAACAAAGAAGTTTATTTATCTAGGTTTTTTAGAAGAAATACTTCTGTGCTTAGTTGCTTGTCTCCTCGTGGTGATTTACACAACTCCAAATTCATTAGTTGAGAATATTTTAGTATCGGTACTTGTAGGGATTAGCAGTGATATTATTCTCACCAAATTTAAGTTACTAAATGAAAAAAATGAAAAATAA
- the sirA gene encoding sporulation inhibitor of replication protein SirA encodes MRNYQLYLIEDEFAAHYFGRERMFFKLFQEHHKADGELKFITNKQITYITKSLEVLKIHQLIQKQLGKKKGFLAEHGTYSIELSGKLSTAKLRVFQDLITIEASGSYEAETIFFEVLRKCETSFMALDLDHQRFGWLKPIKERKYV; translated from the coding sequence GTGAGGAATTATCAGCTTTATCTAATAGAAGATGAATTTGCCGCCCATTACTTCGGAAGAGAGCGTATGTTTTTTAAGCTTTTTCAGGAACATCATAAAGCAGACGGTGAACTGAAATTTATAACAAATAAGCAGATTACTTATATAACAAAGTCATTAGAGGTTTTGAAAATACATCAGTTAATTCAAAAACAACTTGGAAAAAAGAAGGGTTTTCTGGCTGAACATGGTACATACTCCATTGAATTAAGTGGAAAACTAAGTACAGCGAAATTAAGAGTCTTCCAAGATTTAATAACAATTGAGGCTTCTGGCAGTTATGAAGCCGAAACGATTTTCTTTGAAGTGCTTAGAAAATGTGAAACATCGTTTATGGCTTTAGATCTTGATCATCAGCGGTTTGGTTGGTTAAAGCCTATTAAAGAAAGAAAATATGTCTAA
- a CDS encoding YneF family protein — protein sequence MGTGLWILVVVLALVAGVALGFFIARKYMMSYLKKNPPINEQMLKMMMMQMGMKPSQKKINQMMSAMNKQQGK from the coding sequence ATGGGTACAGGTTTATGGATTCTAGTTGTTGTACTAGCGTTAGTAGCTGGTGTAGCTCTAGGATTTTTCATTGCTCGTAAATACATGATGAGCTACTTAAAGAAAAATCCACCAATTAATGAACAAATGTTAAAAATGATGATGATGCAAATGGGTATGAAGCCTTCTCAAAAGAAGATCAACCAAATGATGTCTGCTATGAATAAACAGCAAGGCAAATAA
- the tkt gene encoding transketolase, whose translation MFNTIDDLSVTSIRTLSIDMIEKANSGHPGMPMGAAPMTYTLWTRFMNHNPKNPEWFNRDRFVLSAGHGSALLYSMLHLSGYKLTMDDLKQFRQWGSKTPGHPEYGHTDGVEATTGPLGQGIAMAVGMAMAERHTASVYNKENYELVNHFTYSICGDGDLMEGVSAEAASLAGHLKLGRLVVLYDSNDISLDGDLNKSFSESVKDRFTSYGWQYVRVEDGNNLEEIAKALEEARNDLDRPTMIEVRTVIGYGSPNRAGTSGVHGSPLGADELKLTKEAYKWTFDEDFHVPNDVYENFQNLIVENGVKKEKEWNDLFAQYKNEYPELANQLESVLKNELPEGWDKDIPVYSEGKSLASRASSGEALNGIAKNLPIFIGGSADLAGSNKTMIKGTGDYAPGNYENRNIWFGVREFAMGAAMNGIALHGGVKIFGGTFFVFSDYLRPAIRLAALMGLPVTYVFTHDSIAVGEDGPTHEPVEQLAALRAMPGLSIIRPADGNETAAAWKLAVESTNKPTALVLTRQDLPTLKDTDKNAYEGVSKGAYVVSPSERETPDALLLATGSEVSLAVEAQQALAGEGIHVSVVSMPSWDRFEQQSQEYKNSVLPKNVKKRLGIEVGTSFGWHKYTGDEGDVLAIDTFGASAPGEKIMEEYGFSVSNVVARVKALLQ comes from the coding sequence ATGTTTAATACTATTGATGATTTGTCAGTAACCTCTATTCGTACGCTTTCTATTGATATGATTGAAAAAGCAAATTCAGGGCATCCTGGAATGCCAATGGGTGCTGCACCTATGACCTATACGCTATGGACACGTTTCATGAACCATAATCCAAAAAATCCAGAGTGGTTTAACCGTGACCGGTTTGTATTATCTGCAGGGCATGGATCTGCGTTATTATACAGCATGCTTCATTTGTCAGGTTATAAGCTAACAATGGATGATTTAAAACAATTCCGCCAATGGGGAAGTAAAACTCCAGGACACCCAGAGTATGGTCATACTGATGGGGTAGAAGCAACAACTGGTCCACTTGGACAGGGAATTGCAATGGCTGTCGGAATGGCAATGGCAGAACGTCATACAGCTAGTGTTTACAATAAAGAAAATTATGAACTAGTGAACCATTTTACATATAGTATTTGTGGTGACGGAGATTTAATGGAGGGTGTTTCAGCAGAGGCTGCTTCGCTTGCTGGACATTTAAAACTTGGACGTTTAGTGGTTTTATACGATTCCAATGATATTTCACTTGATGGTGATTTAAATAAATCCTTCTCTGAAAGTGTAAAAGATCGTTTCACCTCTTACGGCTGGCAATATGTTCGCGTAGAAGATGGCAATAATCTTGAAGAAATTGCTAAAGCGCTAGAAGAAGCTAGAAATGATCTTGATCGCCCAACGATGATTGAAGTAAGAACAGTTATTGGCTATGGTTCTCCTAACCGCGCTGGAACTTCAGGTGTACATGGTTCTCCACTTGGAGCGGATGAGTTAAAACTTACAAAAGAAGCTTATAAATGGACATTTGATGAAGATTTCCATGTGCCTAATGATGTATACGAGAATTTCCAAAACCTTATTGTTGAAAATGGTGTAAAAAAGGAAAAAGAATGGAATGACCTTTTTGCACAATATAAAAATGAATATCCTGAATTAGCAAATCAATTAGAAAGTGTTCTGAAAAATGAATTACCTGAAGGCTGGGATAAAGATATTCCTGTTTATAGCGAAGGCAAAAGTTTAGCAAGCCGTGCATCATCAGGTGAAGCCTTAAATGGTATTGCAAAGAACTTGCCAATCTTCATTGGCGGCTCTGCTGACCTAGCTGGTTCCAATAAAACCATGATCAAAGGAACCGGGGATTATGCTCCAGGCAACTATGAAAACCGTAATATCTGGTTTGGTGTACGTGAATTTGCAATGGGTGCAGCGATGAATGGGATTGCCTTACATGGCGGAGTAAAAATCTTTGGTGGAACATTCTTTGTTTTCTCTGATTACCTGCGTCCTGCTATCCGACTTGCTGCTTTGATGGGCTTGCCAGTAACGTATGTATTTACTCATGACAGTATCGCTGTTGGAGAAGATGGACCTACTCATGAGCCGGTTGAACAACTTGCAGCTCTACGTGCAATGCCTGGCCTTTCCATTATCCGTCCAGCAGATGGTAATGAGACAGCTGCTGCATGGAAGTTAGCGGTTGAGTCAACAAACAAACCAACTGCTTTAGTGTTAACACGTCAAGATTTACCAACACTTAAAGATACAGATAAAAATGCATACGAAGGAGTTTCAAAAGGTGCCTATGTTGTATCACCTTCTGAAAGAGAAACTCCAGATGCACTATTACTAGCAACTGGTTCAGAGGTTAGTTTAGCGGTTGAAGCACAGCAAGCATTAGCTGGTGAGGGTATTCATGTTTCAGTTGTAAGCATGCCATCATGGGATCGCTTTGAACAGCAATCACAGGAATACAAAAACTCTGTTCTTCCAAAGAATGTGAAAAAACGTCTTGGAATTGAAGTTGGTACTTCATTTGGATGGCACAAATATACAGGTGATGAAGGAGACGTCCTAGCAATTGATACATTTGGGGCTTCTGCACCTGGTGAGAAAATTATGGAAGAATACGGTTTTAGTGTAAGCAATGTTGTTGCACGTGTTAAAGCACTTCTTCAATAA
- a CDS encoding DUF896 domain-containing protein, with protein MLSKEKMARINELARKAKATGLTEAEAKEQSKLRSEYLTTFRSSMLDTLTNTKIIDPEGNDVTPEKIKSRKKYNLH; from the coding sequence ATGCTCTCGAAAGAAAAAATGGCAAGAATCAATGAGTTAGCTAGAAAAGCCAAAGCAACAGGTTTAACAGAAGCAGAGGCGAAGGAACAATCAAAATTAAGAAGCGAGTATTTGACAACTTTCCGCAGTTCTATGCTGGATACATTAACAAATACCAAAATTATCGATCCAGAGGGAAATGACGTAACACCTGAAAAGATAAAATCTAGAAAAAAATATAATCTTCATTAA
- the lexA gene encoding transcriptional repressor LexA — translation MTKISKRQQDILDFIKGEVKKKGYPPSVREIGEAVGLASSSTVHGHLARLESKGLIRRDPTKPRAIEILEADETLNIPRNNVVNVPIVGKVTAGLPITAIENVEEYFPLPESLAPADEQVFMLEIMGESMIEAGILDGDYVIVRQQQSANNGDIVVAMTDEDEATCKRFFKEKDFIRLQPENSTMDPIILRNVSILGKVIGVYRHIH, via the coding sequence ATGACAAAAATATCTAAGCGACAGCAGGATATCCTTGATTTTATTAAAGGGGAAGTAAAGAAAAAAGGTTATCCGCCATCCGTACGAGAAATCGGAGAAGCGGTTGGGCTTGCATCTAGTTCTACTGTCCATGGTCACTTAGCACGTTTGGAGAGCAAGGGACTAATTAGAAGAGATCCGACAAAACCGAGAGCAATCGAAATATTAGAAGCAGATGAAACTCTGAATATCCCAAGAAACAATGTCGTCAATGTACCTATTGTCGGTAAAGTAACTGCTGGTCTGCCAATAACCGCCATTGAAAACGTTGAAGAGTATTTTCCACTGCCTGAAAGTCTAGCACCTGCCGATGAGCAAGTATTTATGCTAGAAATCATGGGTGAGAGTATGATAGAAGCCGGAATTCTTGATGGAGATTACGTGATTGTAAGACAGCAGCAAAGTGCGAATAATGGTGATATCGTCGTTGCAATGACAGATGAAGATGAGGCCACTTGTAAGCGATTCTTTAAAGAAAAAGATTTCATTCGTTTACAACCAGAGAACTCAACAATGGATCCTATTATTTTAAGAAATGTATCCATACTAGGAAAAGTAATTGGAGTTTATCGTCATATTCATTAA
- a CDS encoding LysM peptidoglycan-binding domain-containing protein has translation MKKIWEKYSYAILLIILSCSLAFILSLRFNSNVEEKFVTITVSEGDSLWKISDQYSDQHSYSNNEFISWVKQNNNIEGDRIYPGEEITIPVNLEVGSLTEYASAAGE, from the coding sequence ATGAAAAAAATATGGGAAAAATACTCTTATGCAATATTATTAATTATCTTAAGCTGTTCACTGGCATTTATTTTATCTTTACGTTTCAATTCTAACGTGGAAGAAAAGTTTGTAACAATTACGGTTTCTGAAGGCGATTCACTTTGGAAAATCTCTGATCAATATTCGGATCAGCATTCTTACTCCAATAATGAATTTATTAGCTGGGTTAAGCAAAACAACAATATCGAAGGGGATAGGATTTATCCTGGGGAAGAAATCACAATCCCTGTAAACCTTGAAGTTGGATCTCTAACCGAATACGCCAGCGCTGCTGGGGAGTAA